The segment agagctgaaacgtggagaactactacggccatcatcaggaaggtacaagtatctataaacagttgtctacgcaaaatactcaacatccattggccggatactatcagcaacagcgttttatgggagagaacaaaccagcttccagctgaagaggaaattaggaaaagacgttggaagtggatcggacatacattgaggaaatcaccaatgtgcatcacgactcaatccctaacttggaatccggaagggaagcggaaaagaggaaggccaaagaacacattacgccgggaaatagaagccgatatgaaaaggatgaatgttaactggaaagaactggaaaggaaggctcaggacagagttgaatggagaatgctggtgagcggcctatgttccttgacgaggggtaacaggcgtaagtaagtaagtaagtaagaataaatCAACATAACTCAGCAAATATCATACTTAcctatttcattaaaatcttcAAACCGTAGTTTTCCAGAATCTTCTTTGATGTTGTAGTCCTCCAAAGTTTTTAGTACCTCTTGTTTTTTCAACTCAAATCCAAGCGCTCGAAGTGCAACCTGTAGggaaaatcatgatacatattacGATACCTTAAATTCATAATAACTGATTTGTTGATCTTTATCTGTATCGAAAAGGTCAAATGCCTCTACAATTTCTTGCTTTTGTCCTGCTGTAAGTTCTCTCCGTTTCCGACGTCGAATATTATCTGTAATTCCTGTAAATGAAACAATAGATATAAATCTCGCAGATAAAACAAAGTAACTGTCTCAAATCAAATGTAAATTCTAGTGTATTGGAACATTGATGAAAGTCTAAAAAATTTATGAAAGCTATGTATAAACCGGTAGCTGGATGGCCTGTGTTGATGAACCGAAAGGACTACGAGTTGACTCGACATTTGAATATGCAAAGTCTGAGAAGCCGAAATGGACCATTTTTATTTCAACAGAGTACTCCAATTTACATTTATGGTAAATATGGACTTCTTCAAAATAGTCGTAAAACCCCTTAAAAAGGACCTAAATTATATTAAACATTGTTTATTACTAACACATTTTATACCAATACTTTAAAACCAGTACAATATGATGCTTATTTTCTGGATATATTATTAGTACAATGGTATTGCATAttcaacaaaatgttctgccaaAGATGGATGGATTAAAACCCAAAATGACGGATCCGATAATACTCAGAGTATATGAAATTAATAACTAAGGTGTTTGTTGGTAATTTGCCATGGTCCTTACATAGCTTTCTGATTTTTCAAGTCTTTTTGACGTCTTTAATGCTTCTTTATCTTCTTCGTATTCGTCAAATGGACGATTCTCTTTTGTCTCCCTTCTGCATACTACTTTTA is part of the Schistosoma mansoni strain Puerto Rico chromosome 1, complete genome genome and harbors:
- a CDS encoding putative centrin → MDSGITDNIRRRKRRELTAGQKQEIVEAFDLFDTDKDQQISYYEFKVALRALGFELKKQEVLKTLEDYNIKEDSGKLRFEDFNEIVTDMILDRDPVTEMVRAFKLFDEDDSGKITYRNLKKISKELGENLSDQELRAMIEEFDRDGDGGLNLEEFMALMTKEI